Proteins encoded together in one Pantoea sp. At-9b window:
- a CDS encoding DUF488 domain-containing protein, with protein sequence MIQCKRVYELASPADGYRVLVDRLWPRGLKKTDLQYDEWNKTLAPSTALRKAFHADLIDFTAFRTEYMQELDGLREEGCRLVARGNVTLLYATRNTTQNHAEVLAEWLRSLA encoded by the coding sequence GTGATCCAATGTAAACGCGTTTATGAATTAGCCTCCCCCGCGGATGGTTATCGGGTACTGGTTGATCGACTCTGGCCGCGCGGGCTGAAGAAAACTGACCTGCAATACGATGAATGGAACAAAACCCTGGCACCGTCGACAGCGTTGCGTAAAGCGTTTCACGCTGATTTGATCGATTTCACCGCGTTTCGTACTGAGTATATGCAGGAGCTTGACGGGCTGCGGGAGGAAGGGTGTCGGTTGGTGGCGAGGGGTAACGTTACGCTGTTATATGCCACCCGCAATACGACACAAAACCACGCTGAAGTACTGGCGGAATGGCTGCGCTCGCTGGCGTAG